From Alloacidobacterium dinghuense:
CAGCTTCTTCCTGCACCGTCAGAACCGTGGAGCGGGGATGCTTGGGCCCGGTACGAAGATCAGACACCGAGCAGCGCTTCCTCCACTTCGCAACGGTCTTGGGGTTGATCCCATGACGACGCGCCAATGTTCTCAGGCTCTCTTGACTATGCTGTATCGCTCGACGGACCGCCTCTGTCGTGGTGGCGCCTCGGTGTAGAACCTGGCCCATAGTGCCTCCTTCCACTCTCTGGATAAGAATGCACCATCAAATGCCGAGACTAAACACCTAGTCACTTGGATGATAAGTCCGCTTCTTGCATACTTAGGAATCTGGATAGCCGGTTTTTCGCGTACTTGGGATGGCTGAGGACATATGACCGATCTAGCAGCTCAACGAGTGGTATGGCCTGTCTGTTGGATGCAAGCGGGCAGCCCGCCCTAGTTCGGACTCAGACGCTACACGGCCCTTGGCAAGAAACGCCCTTTCTTTCGAATACGGGAAATCACTCCTTCTTGTTGCCGTAATGCTCACCGAAAAAATCACCTGGATTCCAGACGGGCCTCTCGTTCTGCTGCGCGACTACGTATCCAAGCAGAAAGTTGAAGCGTGCGAATTTCGCCCCAGACTCAAAATCGAATGGCTGACTCATGTCGTCCGTGGGCTTGTGATATATGGTCTTGAACCACGTCATTTGGATTTCGTCCGGCTTGACCTTCGGGTTGCTCGATTTTATGCCCGAGTGCGGGAAGACCGACGGTATTCCCTGCCTCACAAAGGAATATTGATCACTACGAATGAAAAGTACCTGTTCTGGGTGCGGATCAGGGCTCACGTCAATGTTCAACCGGGCTGCGGCTTCGTGCACGGCTGCGCTGAGAGTCGAGTGCTCACCACCCCGCGCAATCACGTCCTCGATAGGCCAGAGCAAGGCAGCGCCGTCCATATTAATGTCGGCTACTAGACTGCTGTTGGTCACAGTCGGGTTATGCTCAAAATAGTCTGAGCCGAGGAGCCCTTCCTCTTCGCCAGTAACGGACAGAAAGAGTATTGAGCGACGCGGTCGCGGCTTCATCTGGCTGTACGCCCGCGCAATCTCCAACAGGCATGCTGACCCGGAAGCATTGTCCAATGCTCCGTTGTAGATCTTGTCTCCGTTCACTGGCTCACCAATCCCGAGGTGATCCAGATGCGCGGTGAAGACTACATACTGGTCGCGCAATTTGGGGTCACTCCCTTGGAGGCGAGCCGCAACGTTGGGGCTACGGATGTCTTCGAGCTTGGATACTAGCCTGATCTTCGCGGTGACTGGCAAAGCAAGTGATAATGGTTTTCCTTCTTTTGACGCCGTATAGATCTCTTCGATGGATCTTCCGCTACCTTCGAACACTCCTGCTGTGGCCTCCATGCTCAGAATCGCCGTCGCACGCAGCTCCGGGAAAGAATCGTTCGGTTGCCCTTGTGCATCGAGCCAGTGCATGTCCGGAAATGCGAGATCATTCACTCGATCCTTGAAGGGATAGAGCTGCTCGAGGACAGGACTATCCAGCGAGATCGCTCCTACGGCACCGTGGGCAACTGCATTTGCTGCCTTTGTCACACGCGAGCTGTAATGGGCGCGCATTGTGGATTCGAATTGTGGCGGTGCTCCGTATATGGAAGCCACAACTTTTCCTCTTACATCCACGCCGGCATAGTCGTCATAGCCCTGCTCAGGTGCTGTTACGCCGAACCCAACATAAACCACTGGAGCTTCGACAGAAGTGTCTGTCCGGCCTGGATCGCCGTAGCTGAGAAAATCCTGCCGGAAAATTAGCGCTTGGGTTTTTCCTCTTTGCACAATGCTCAAGGTTGTATGGTCTTCGTCCGGCCGTGTCGAACGCAGGGGCACGTTCTGAAAGTAGGTTCCGTTCTCGCCTGCCGGTTCCAGGCCCATCGCTTCGAATTCCGCTGCCATGAAGTTTGCTGCAATCTCATGTCCCCGTGTTCCCGTTTGGCGTCCCTCAAGCAAGTCATCCGCGAGAAACCTCATATCCGCGCGTATGGCTTCCGGTCGAATGGTCGTCGAGACCTCGTCCGCGGCGTCCCCGCCCGCGCGAACCGGGTGCATTGCCCACACCAATGAGAGCGCGACCAGCGCACTCATCCAAATTGCAGAGCGGCTCTCGGGGTGATACGTCTTCGTAGCGTCCTCCTTGGAAAACGCCAAACAGAGGAGAGCATTATCAGAAATGCTGGTAGCTGCGCAGCTTAACATCTGCGGGCGGCCTGATGCCACCCTTGAGATTGCCAAGTTACCAAGCAAATCAGCGGCAGGAGATTGAGTCGATCCGGTGAAGCGACTTTTGAATAGAGGATTGCGATCACCACCGTATAGTTACAAGTTGGTAAACAAGAGATAACACGCTTCTACTGCAACACACTCTGGCGTAAAGATTCTGCCTTGATCCGGGTGACGGTAAGAGATGGCCAGGTGAAAGCCTTCCCTGTGGACTTTGTTGCGGCCGGAACTTACGGCGCATGGAGTGGTGTAACGCCGAATGGCTCCTTTTTGCTTTTGCGTGATCGCGGCAGTCGCGACATTTACTCTCTGGAAATGGACCTACCTTAGATTGCCCAAAGCCAACTCGCGTGCTCTGATCATTGTCTTCATCGAGAGCAGCTCGATCGATCTAGAACTGTGGCGGCGAATTCTATTGATTGGCTATTTGTACGGCATCAGCAGCGAACGCAAGGTTGTTGAGGAACTGCGCAAGAATCTCGTCTGCCGATGGTTCACCGGCCTTGATTTCGATGAGGAAGTTCACACCACTCCACGTTTTCGAATCGCCATGGAGGCTTCACGAATTGAAAGTGCTCGCAGTCGTTCGAGGAAATTGTGGCTCGATGCCTGGCAGTTGAACTGGTGTGCGGGGGCAAGCTGTCAGTAGATGGAACCTTCGTCGAGGCGAACGTTTCGAAGGAGAGCGGCATCCTGCGAGGCAGTTGGACGAAGCGGAAGGCCAATCGAACTGTGCCGAGTATCTGGACGAACTTGAAACGCAGAGGAACCGGCACACAGCCAAGACAAGGTGTTGACCACCGATCCGAACCCCACATATGCAACCCAAGGTGGCACGCCGGCACGCATCGGGTACTACAACAACAGCACCTGGTTGATTACCACAATTCCCAGTTGACACAAATTCTGTTCGGTGACACCATCTTCTTGCCTCTCTGAAGAGCCATACCCCGTGCTCGGAACCGCAACACCCTAGAGGCGGTGAAACCCTGTAACCAAAATTCGACACAGGGTCAGCAATAAACCTACTCTCTCCCACATTGTCTCGGATCAAGCGTTTTGTCCGGCCTGTCGGCGACGTATCTGTCCTGCTGGTATACCTTCGTCGACTTACTCACTGATGTTGTAATCAGGCCTCGGGACTGGCGCAGTCAAAAAAGACTCGTGTCCAGATCTCAAGATCAGCGGAGAGACATATGTTGCGGTCAGGCTATTTCACCCGGAAACTTTACGCATCGATTGTTGCCCTGACGGCGATCTTCGTTCTTCCTCTAGTCATCCCGAGCAAATCGAAAGCGCAATCGACCTCAGAATGGGCGCTTCGAGTTATATAGCACCATAAATGCTTTAGACGACATCAAAACGTTGCTGCCGCATTGCACAATCCGGTGAGTTCAGCGCGCCCTTCGTGTAGTACTTCTGAGAGGATCATTTCACCCATATGATTTAAGGCAAACCTATCTTTCGGCCAAAAGGCTAACATGCGTGTTAGAGAATCGGATCCGAGATGTCTTCTTCATCGCAGGTCGGCTGCGCATGCGCAAGATCTTTTCAGCGCGATGCCAATGGGAGAATCACCGACTTTGTCGATCGTCGGGAAAATTGGGATCTCGTTTGGAAGAAGACAACCTGATCATCCAAGTCACGTCGCATGCATCGAGGGCAGAGCTGGTTGGCTCTGCCCTCTTTTCTCCCGCTATGCTCCAGCGGCCCCACCCTGCTGGCTTCATGCGAGAACAACGCAGATACGGTTCGAGGTTTTACGAATCAATTCCTGCGCCTTGCCTCGTCGGCGTCTTCTGCCAGATCGTTTATGTATTTGAAGAACGCCGGCGACTGGCCGATAAACAGCCCGTCATCAACAAATGCCTTCACTGTTGCCGCTGCCGCACCCCTTGTCGCTGTCGGACGGATGATGGAAACCGGCGGAAATTTTCTGTTTAGAAAACTAGTCGGCTCGGGCATGATGAGATTCGCCTGCAGATCTTCATTGCCTGCGAACTTGCTGATATCCGGAAAGTCCACGGTATCGCCGCTTACCGGATCCTTCACGCCCTTCAATGGCGGACAATTCCCGGCCTTGTCGTGCCACGTCTGGAAGTGCATGATCTCCGTTCCCCCAATGCTCAGCAGAATACGAAGAACTTCCGAATGACTGACTCTTTGCGCCAGCTGAGCGTAGAGGCTTGTTCCCCCCTGCTTAACTGCGCTGGTCGAATCGATCTGCGCCTGTCGGGAGAGGAGCTGGACCGTGTGGTTACTGACCTCGCAGCTCGACTATGCTAGCTCGCCATGGTTCGTCGAGCCGAATGGTCAGTCCGATCTTCATCAGATCTGCGCCGGTCACATATCCGACGCTGTGGCCGTCACGTGTGACTTCATAGCTGCGCTTTGCGTCCAAACCGCGAAGACGAAATACCTGTTCGCCGAGATCATCCTGCAACCTGTAGGCGGCCACAACGCTCATCTTTCCATCATCGTTCACATATTGGAGCGCCATCCAACCCGTGGGGCGTATCAGCTTGGGCTGAGGGGTCAGGTGATACACATCGGCTCCTGCAATGATCTCTCTAACATTTTTGTACAAAGCGATATTCGAATGGGCATCCTCTTGCAAGGCGGGAGACCATTGGAAGACACGACTTGAAAACCCAAACTGACCGTTCATCGGTACGCGAAACAGGAAACTCCACCAACCTTCCGGCTTCGATACATCGACCGCACCCTGATCTGTATCGCCAACCATCCAGTGGTTGCAAACTTCGGGAGAAAATTGGAGGCTGCACCCGTACCCCAGCGCCAACGAAGCGATCGGATCTACATTGTCGGAAAGCCAGTTGGTGTGCACGTGAGCCAGAATCCCTGTGTCAAACCGCAAACCTCCGCTTGCGCAATTCTCGATAGTGAGATCAGGATGCTTCACGCGGATTTCATCCAACCAGCGGTAGTAGTGGATGATGTGTTGATAGAGAACTCCGCCAAGCCCTTCATCTCCATGTGGATCGAAGCGGTCACCGATATCGATGTTGTAGTCGATTTTTATCCAGCTCAATCCATACTGCTGAACCAAACGATCCACTGTCGCCGTAGCCCATGCACGTACCTCCGCATTGCTGAAATCGAGCTGACAGCGGTCCGAGAATATCAGGGGTTTGCCGTTGTACGAGAGACACCAACCCGAGTGCTCGTGGAATAACCTCGACTGAATACCCGCGTTCTCGATCTCCACCCAGAGACCGAATTTCATTCCATTATTGCGAACGTAATTCGCCAGCTCCTCAAGGCCATGAGGAAATGCCTTTGGATCTGCCTGATAATCGCCCAGTTCTTCGCTCCAGTCCACCTGGTTGTACCATCCCGCGTCCTGCACAAACACCTCTGCTCCGAGCGCCGCGGCCTGGTCGGCCAGTCTCTTCGTATCCTCGATTGTTATCTTTCCCTGGTATGGATACCAGGAGTTGAACTGAACCAGCAGGGGGTGATTGACTTGAGTGTGTGGAAAGACGAACTGTCGCTGATACCGGTGCATTTCATTGGCAGCGTCATCCATGTCGCCACTGGAAACAGTGAAGGCGATTCTTGGCACGACAAACTCTGTTCCGGAGCTGATCTGATAGGCTCCGCCGAAATCGAAGTGAACGGCCATCATCACATCAACGCCTCGCTCACGTAGCGCTCCAGGCCAGGAGTTTGGCTCTCGCGATACGCTCATATCCCAGTTGCCAGACCATGCCAACTCGGCAAGGTATTCGGTTTGCGTATCTTCATTGCGGAGAGAAAGCCAAGGAGCAAAGCCGTTCGTCGAACGACCCTTTACAGAGTGAATCGTGAAGCTACCGGCCTCCACTTTGCGTTCGGCCAACTGGCGCTCCTCTCCCCAACCGCCATAGAGATAGCGAAGCGTATATTCACCACCTGGGAGCGTTAAACTGAGCGACGGCGTACTCGCCAGCGAAAGCGGCTTCTGTCCGCGGTTAACGAAAGTCATATCACGGGTAAAGACGCCGGTATCACCCCATGCTTTGTATTTGAGAATTACTTCCAAGGGCAACAGGCGATGGTGTAACTTCACGGTCAGTACTCCGATGTCATGCTGCTCTGTAGTCGCTTCGGTACTCACGATTTCGAATGCATCCGCACTGAGCGGCTCGTTCTCCGCCAGACCTGACAGATCAAAATAGATCGGCTTACCGCCAGGGTGGCTGCTTTTGAATGTCTCTAATTTATTCAATGGGGCAAAGGCATACAGAGACAGAATTCTATCGCGCGTCGACAAAGAATATTCATTTGCACCCGATCGAAGAGTCCAGATTTGTTTCAACGAGTCATGGCTTACCTCGCCGGCCCACGACGTTATTGACAATAAACAAAGCAGCCACAGCGGCATTAATCGAAGCATTGGGCACGCTCCGAGGATAACGTTTTCCTAAGCTGGAGGCAGTATATCTGCATTGGGACGGCGGAGGAACCTATTTGTGCCGCAGCGCACGCTCAATTTTTCAGGGGTTTCTCCTAAATTCCAATAGGCGCTCAACTCGACGGATGCTTGACTATGGCGGGAAATGCTGCGTAGGCTCCGTAATCGTACACGTACAGGGAACTTTGATCTGTCGCTTCAAACATCATGTCAGGGAAAGAGGGAGGTGAAATGAGCTACAGTGTTATCGGCAACAACGAACTTCGACAATATGAAACAGATGGATTTCTCCTCATACGAGGAATGTTGAATGCGCAACAGATTGATTTGCTCGGGCGAGCTGCGCGTGAGGATCGCGCACTCGATGAGCATGCTTACGGCCGAGCGGATGGCGAAGGTGGAACTGTGCGCCTCTCTTTATGGAACCATCCAACCGACACGATTTATGGCATGGTAGCCCGAAGTGAATCGATCGTCTCATGCGCAGAAAAATTGCTAGGCGGTGAGGTATATCACTACCACTCGAAGATGATCATGAAGGATGCCAAGGTTGGCGGAGCCTGGACCTGGCATCAGGACTACGGATACTGGTACCAGAATGGTGTTCTGTTTCCGCTTCTAACCAGCGCGTTTATTGCGATTGATAAAGCGACTCAAGAGAACGGGTGCCTGCAGGTCATCCGAGGTTCACACAATCTCGGGCGCATTGATCACGTGCTCAGTGGAGACCAGGCTGGAGCAGATCCGGCAAGAGTAGAGAAAATCCTGGAGAGATTGGAGCTCGTCTATGTCGAGATGGATCCAGGCGACACACTATTCTTCCATGCAAATTTGTTGCACCGTTCCGATCAGAATCGCTCTGATCATCCTCGCTGGTCGATGATCTGCTGTTATAACGCAGCGCGAAACGATCCTTATAAGGAATCGCATCATCCGCGGTACACTCCTCTGAAAAAGGTCCCTGACGAGTTGATCCTTCAGGCGGGCCTAAAGAGGTTCACGGATTCTCAGGGAGACGCAGATTGGTTGAAGCCCGAAGACGATAAAAGCGCCGTGACCTTACAAAAATAATGGCTGACTCCAATTCGCCACGCCTACGCTGCTACTTTAACTGGCTGGCCTTGAATGGATTGCCACCGTTTTCAGGCGCCCCTTTGGAGGCGATTCGGGCGGCTGGATATGACGGTGTGCAATTTGTTGAGCCGCTATCCCGGCAACTGGTAGAGCAGGCGCGAAGCCTGGGTCTAGGTGTTGCGGAAGTGGTCGCGTAAATGAACCCCTGGACGCCGAAGTCCTTGCCAGAGAGGCCCAAGCGGCCGGACTCGAGTGCCTCACCCTCCACGTCGGTTGGGGTCTGGAAGATGATGATGCAGCGGGCAGCTTGATCGCTGCAGTGCTCAGCGCATCCATCCGGTATCAGATCCCTCTTTATCCCGAAACCCACCGCGCGACTATATTTCAGGACATGTGGCGCACGGTGGCTTTCATTCGACGTTTCCCCACTCTTGAATTCAATTGTGATTTCTCGCATTGGTATACCGGCCTCGAGATGGTCTATGGGGGTTTTGAAAAGAAGGTCGAGTTCATTCGACCAATCATCGAACGAGGTCGTTTCATCCACGGACGAATTGGAAATCCTGGATCAATGCAAGTTCCAGTCGGCGACGCCTCAAGCGGGCGACCCTATATTGAACATTTTCGGACACTCTGGACGGAGGTTTTCGTCAGCTTTCTACAGAACAAAACGAACCATCGCAGCCCAAACCAATCCTCCATCTGCTTTGCTACGGAGTTGCTGGCCGCCGATATTTTCTACGCTCGAACTTTCTCGGGACATGAGGAATCCGACCGATGGGAAGAATCCAAACTTTTGGTTGGCATTGCACGCGAGTGCTTCTCCAATGCCGAAACGATCGTTGCGGAATCCAGGTGAAGAAATGATAGTAACTGGCAACGAAACTCCCGACATCTCTTCTCATACCGCTCAAGTAAATAGAGCTTACTTGTGGGCGATTTCAGTCATCGCGGCTTTCGGCGGTCTGCTATTCGGTTACGACTGGGTTGTCATTGGTGGAGCAAAACCTTTCTACGAGCGCTATTTTCAGCTCAGCTCGCCTGCACAACAAGGCTGGGCGATGAGTTGTGCCCTGGTCGGTTGCTTACTAGGAGCTGTCATTTCCGGCTTTCTGAGCGATCGATTCGGCCGTAAGCGCATACTCATTCTGGTTGCTGTCGTCTTCGGATTGACCTCGCTCGGTACTGCGGGTTCTAACACGTTCGAAGAGTTTGTCCTCTGGCGCATGGCTGGTGGCCTGGCGATTGGGCTGGCATCAAGTCTGTCGCCGATGTATATTGCTGAGATTGCGCCTGCCGATGTGCGCGGCCGACTCGTTTCTCTGAACCAGCTAACGATTGTTTTCGGCATCTTGCTTGCGCAGGTGGTTAACTGGGTCATCGCGAAACCGGTTCCACTTCATGCGGCGAATCTCGAAATCTTGCAATCCTGGAATGGACAGCATGGCTGGAGATGGATGTTTGGCGTCACCGCCATTCCAGCGACTCTGTTTTTCTTGGGAATACTGCTTGTACCCGAAAGTCCACGATGGCTGATAGCATCTGGCAACGCTGCCAGGGCGCGCAAAATTCTTGAGCGTATCGGAGGGGCGGTCTACAGCCTTGAGATTAGCGGTGAGATCGCGGCGAGCCAATCTCCGCGGCTTGAGCGGATGCGAATATCGGAGTTCTTCGAGCCCGAGATCCGACGTCCATTACTTATCGGTGCTGCCCTTGCCATATTGCAACAGTGGTGCGGCATCAATGTCATCCTGAACTATGCTCAGGAGGTGTTTGCAGCTGCAGGGTATACGCTCTCGAGCCTATTTCTAAACATCGTTATTACGGGTCTTGTCATGTTCCTGTTTACCGTTGTGGCGATCGCAACGGTTGACCGTCAGGGAAGACGCCCTCTGATGTTGGGGGGATGCGGAGGTCTGGCATTGATCTATCTCTGCC
This genomic window contains:
- a CDS encoding M28 family metallopeptidase, which translates into the protein MSALVALSLVWAMHPVRAGGDAADEVSTTIRPEAIRADMRFLADDLLEGRQTGTRGHEIAANFMAAEFEAMGLEPAGENGTYFQNVPLRSTRPDEDHTTLSIVQRGKTQALIFRQDFLSYGDPGRTDTSVEAPVVYVGFGVTAPEQGYDDYAGVDVRGKVVASIYGAPPQFESTMRAHYSSRVTKAANAVAHGAVGAISLDSPVLEQLYPFKDRVNDLAFPDMHWLDAQGQPNDSFPELRATAILSMEATAGVFEGSGRSIEEIYTASKEGKPLSLALPVTAKIRLVSKLEDIRSPNVAARLQGSDPKLRDQYVVFTAHLDHLGIGEPVNGDKIYNGALDNASGSACLLEIARAYSQMKPRPRRSILFLSVTGEEEGLLGSDYFEHNPTVTNSSLVADINMDGAALLWPIEDVIARGGEHSTLSAAVHEAAARLNIDVSPDPHPEQVLFIRSDQYSFVRQGIPSVFPHSGIKSSNPKVKPDEIQMTWFKTIYHKPTDDMSQPFDFESGAKFARFNFLLGYVVAQQNERPVWNPGDFFGEHYGNKKE
- a CDS encoding transposase, which produces MAPFCFCVIAAVATFTLWKWTYLRLPKANSRALIIVFIESSSIDLELWRRILLIGYLYGISSERKVVEELRKNLVCRWFTGLDFDEEVHTTPRFRIAMEASRIESARSRSRKLWLDAWQLNWCAGASCQ
- a CDS encoding alpha-galactosidase, producing the protein MSTRDRILSLYAFAPLNKLETFKSSHPGGKPIYFDLSGLAENEPLSADAFEIVSTEATTEQHDIGVLTVKLHHRLLPLEVILKYKAWGDTGVFTRDMTFVNRGQKPLSLASTPSLSLTLPGGEYTLRYLYGGWGEERQLAERKVEAGSFTIHSVKGRSTNGFAPWLSLRNEDTQTEYLAELAWSGNWDMSVSREPNSWPGALRERGVDVMMAVHFDFGGAYQISSGTEFVVPRIAFTVSSGDMDDAANEMHRYQRQFVFPHTQVNHPLLVQFNSWYPYQGKITIEDTKRLADQAAALGAEVFVQDAGWYNQVDWSEELGDYQADPKAFPHGLEELANYVRNNGMKFGLWVEIENAGIQSRLFHEHSGWCLSYNGKPLIFSDRCQLDFSNAEVRAWATATVDRLVQQYGLSWIKIDYNIDIGDRFDPHGDEGLGGVLYQHIIHYYRWLDEIRVKHPDLTIENCASGGLRFDTGILAHVHTNWLSDNVDPIASLALGYGCSLQFSPEVCNHWMVGDTDQGAVDVSKPEGWWSFLFRVPMNGQFGFSSRVFQWSPALQEDAHSNIALYKNVREIIAGADVYHLTPQPKLIRPTGWMALQYVNDDGKMSVVAAYRLQDDLGEQVFRLRGLDAKRSYEVTRDGHSVGYVTGADLMKIGLTIRLDEPWRASIVELRGQ
- a CDS encoding phytanoyl-CoA dioxygenase family protein produces the protein MSYSVIGNNELRQYETDGFLLIRGMLNAQQIDLLGRAAREDRALDEHAYGRADGEGGTVRLSLWNHPTDTIYGMVARSESIVSCAEKLLGGEVYHYHSKMIMKDAKVGGAWTWHQDYGYWYQNGVLFPLLTSAFIAIDKATQENGCLQVIRGSHNLGRIDHVLSGDQAGADPARVEKILERLELVYVEMDPGDTLFFHANLLHRSDQNRSDHPRWSMICCYNAARNDPYKESHHPRYTPLKKVPDELILQAGLKRFTDSQGDADWLKPEDDKSAVTLQK
- a CDS encoding sugar porter family MFS transporter — encoded protein: MIVTGNETPDISSHTAQVNRAYLWAISVIAAFGGLLFGYDWVVIGGAKPFYERYFQLSSPAQQGWAMSCALVGCLLGAVISGFLSDRFGRKRILILVAVVFGLTSLGTAGSNTFEEFVLWRMAGGLAIGLASSLSPMYIAEIAPADVRGRLVSLNQLTIVFGILLAQVVNWVIAKPVPLHAANLEILQSWNGQHGWRWMFGVTAIPATLFFLGILLVPESPRWLIASGNAARARKILERIGGAVYSLEISGEIAASQSPRLERMRISEFFEPEIRRPLLIGAALAILQQWCGINVILNYAQEVFAAAGYTLSSLFLNIVITGLVMFLFTVVAIATVDRQGRRPLMLGGCGGLALIYLCLGYAYYSHSHGIWVLLLVVSAIACYSTTLAPVTWVLLSELFPNRVRGVAMSIAVTCLWTACFLLTYTFPLLNRNLGAAKVFWIYANICVAGLFLVVKWVPETRAKTLEQIEDSWQN